One genomic region from Haloplasma contractile SSD-17B encodes:
- a CDS encoding HIT family protein translates to MNTGELYPNDDHLKFYEDDKLFCVFDHYPRSLGHTIIVSKEHYEDVSEMPLHFGTHFLTILNSCIKIIKEELNAEKVYVCTMCDGKRNHLHFQLIPRYKEQVIGSTHFINDRKVVANFTGAVQTFKKKMDVEVS, encoded by the coding sequence TTGAACACTGGTGAATTATACCCTAATGATGATCACTTAAAATTTTATGAAGATGACAAATTATTCTGTGTGTTTGATCACTATCCAAGGTCATTAGGCCATACTATTATAGTTTCAAAGGAACATTATGAAGATGTATCTGAAATGCCATTGCATTTCGGAACTCATTTCTTAACAATTTTGAATAGCTGTATAAAGATCATTAAGGAAGAGTTAAATGCTGAAAAAGTATATGTGTGTACGATGTGTGATGGCAAAAGAAATCATTTACACTTTCAATTGATCCCTAGATATAAAGAACAAGTTATAGGGAGTACTCATTTTATAAATGATCGAAAAGTAGTTGCTAATTTTACTGGTGCGGTACAAACCTTTAAAAAGAAGATGGATGTTGAAGTTTCTTAA
- a CDS encoding deoxyguanosinetriphosphate triphosphohydrolase family protein, with protein MDHVITNDYLEKIDCYNKFIQCNIKRDQDDREHPYRTPYQRDRDRILYTKSFRSLSGKTQLFLANTDDHTRTRLTHSIEVAQLSQTIAKALHLDESLAEAIALGHDLGHTPFGHVGERTLHSIMNGTINIHNMNMCNNRLLLSTDNLGYKHNSHSVYTTSKETNNLNLTYHTLWGFLFHTKVNYEENRHYTLKYNKELGFYKHIDLYKSIEDYWSLEALVVECADEIAQRHHDIEDALEYYMISHEDIISKISEIFDSYKDKDNERITGYIKELKDINERIENQTEEEEEVTIRHLTRFIVNILVSDLIENSIKTITREFPVKGDQIKLSPKKLQSLKLLRYSNVISDIDEAIKKYLKNTVLYSHKAQIMDGRGKYIIKRLFKAYTHNPQQLPDRIIEALYRRYWHSKGEEVDKKINVGEKRADIQELHEKLKVSIEKMKSNMLFSGNYNQHYLDSLFRTVCHYIASMTDSYANRQHRLLYNIID; from the coding sequence TCATGTAATTACCAATGACTATTTAGAGAAAATTGATTGTTATAACAAGTTTATACAATGTAATATAAAGCGGGACCAAGATGATCGCGAGCATCCCTATAGAACACCATATCAAAGGGACAGAGATCGTATACTCTATACGAAATCATTTAGAAGCCTTAGTGGTAAGACACAACTTTTTTTAGCAAACACGGATGATCACACACGAACACGCTTAACTCATTCGATCGAAGTAGCCCAATTATCACAAACGATTGCAAAGGCACTGCACTTAGATGAGAGTTTAGCAGAGGCGATTGCACTTGGGCACGATTTAGGACATACACCATTTGGGCACGTAGGAGAGCGTACACTACATAGCATTATGAATGGAACAATAAACATTCACAACATGAATATGTGTAATAATCGACTTTTATTATCAACTGACAATCTAGGCTACAAACATAACTCGCACTCCGTTTACACGACATCCAAAGAGACCAATAATTTAAACCTAACCTATCATACACTATGGGGATTTTTATTCCATACGAAAGTAAACTATGAGGAAAATAGACATTATACGTTAAAGTATAATAAGGAGCTTGGATTTTACAAACACATTGATTTATACAAATCGATTGAAGATTATTGGAGTTTAGAAGCATTAGTCGTTGAGTGCGCGGATGAAATCGCTCAGAGACACCATGATATTGAAGATGCACTTGAGTACTACATGATTTCACATGAAGATATTATTAGCAAGATTAGCGAAATCTTTGATTCATATAAGGACAAGGATAATGAGCGCATAACAGGTTACATAAAAGAATTAAAAGACATTAATGAGCGAATCGAGAATCAAACAGAAGAGGAAGAGGAAGTGACAATACGACATTTAACACGATTCATAGTCAATATATTGGTTAGTGACCTCATTGAAAATAGTATTAAAACCATAACGAGAGAGTTTCCTGTAAAAGGAGATCAAATTAAACTTTCACCAAAAAAGCTACAATCACTTAAATTACTTAGATACTCAAACGTAATAAGTGATATTGATGAAGCAATCAAGAAATATTTAAAAAATACAGTACTCTATTCTCATAAGGCACAAATTATGGATGGTAGAGGAAAGTATATCATTAAACGGTTATTTAAGGCCTATACCCATAACCCACAGCAGCTTCCTGATCGTATTATTGAGGCCCTATATCGACGGTACTGGCATAGTAAGGGAGAAGAAGTAGATAAAAAGATAAATGTTGGCGAGAAACGTGCGGATATTCAAGAGCTCCATGAAAAGTTAAAAGTGAGTATTGAAAAAATGAAATCGAATATGCTATTCAGTGGCAACTACAACCAACATTACTTGGATAGCTTATTCAGAACAGTCTGTCACTATATCGCTTCTATGACCGATAGCTACGCAAATAGGCAACATCGATTGCTTTACAATATTATTGATTAA